In Plasmodium chabaudi chabaudi strain AS genome assembly, chromosome: 9, the following proteins share a genomic window:
- a CDS encoding 60S ribosomal protein L35, putative, translating to MSNIKAFQLRSLKKKELLDKLEEYKKELSGLRISKAIGNSAKNSKIHSVRKNVARVLTVYNQKRKMELRKLYKNKKFKPYNLKNKLTKKKRLELTKKQKSAMSLRTKKRLTNFPKRKYLLVKKN from the exons ATG agTAACATTAAAGCTTTTCAATTAAGGTcccttaaaaaaaaggaattatTGGACAAACTcgaagaatataaaaaggaattAAGTGGATTGAGAATAAGCAAAGCAATAGGAAACTCAGCAAAAAACTCTAAAATCCACAGCGTTCGAAAAA ATGTCGCAAGAGTTTTAACCGTATACAaccaaaaaagaaaaatggaGTTGAGGAAATTGTAtaagaacaaaaaattcaaaccatataacttaaaaaataaactaacaaaaaaaaagagattAGAATTAACTAAGAAACAAAAATCCGCTATGAGCTTaag aaCCAAAAAGCGACTCACCAATTTcccaaaaagaaaataccTTTTAGTAAAGAAAAACTAA
- a CDS encoding mitochondrial import inner membrane translocase subunit TIM44, putative: MTNILNNVLAANIKFCKHIKNKRILSGECEKRYIYSSTKNIPPNIITAAKFGIPNDKTVLDGFPTRQTARNFSSFMKNVIEQVKKDMKENKQYQEALKELKEKTEIDDKAIKLKKKIEENINFLKNIKEKNEQAIKIIYNDINKFVTHCFENYFIFRLSKNITVKFFSGLTKVLLITTDKITELGDKWNDNNAFIQLDKWRQEMAIKRYKKKTGMDEKAINNSETDSENGNLKNVEGDVENDKENDTNASTGGELILAYESAWDKFGSKLKDMPFLNSFFENPLLGKLFGETELAAALRVMKMEDKNFKLSELMYLFEFVISKHIVESYLIGDEETLRLHCGQAAFNSLNSSINERKKKKLFLDTNVLIYKDHELKGAQRMEESSPWFIFTFHTQQINCLKNKNDEIVEGKIDDIREVVYTMALSKHPEPETEGLLYPYIVREFAIIGNTPSW, translated from the exons atgacgaatatattaaataatgtacTTGCAGCTAATATAAAGTTTTGtaagcatataaaaaataaacgaaTATTATCAGGGGAATGTGAAAagagatatatatatagtagtACCAAAAATATACCCCCGAATATAATTACTGCTGCTAAATTTGGCATACCTAATGATAAGACAGTTTTGGATGGCTTTCCCACAAGGCAGACAGCACGAAATTTCTCGagttttatgaaaaatgtcATAGAGCAG GTTAAAAAAGATATGAAAGAAAACAAGCAATACCAAGAGGCATTAAAAGAGCTGAAAGAAAAAACGGAAATTGATGATAAAGCTAttaaacttaaaaaaaaaattgaagaaaatataaattttttaaaaaatataaaagaaaaaaatgaacaagcaataaaaataatatataatgatattaaCAAGTTTGTAACACATTGTTTTGaaaactattttatatttcgattaagtaaaaatataactgTTAAATTCTTTTCAGGATTAACAAaagtattattaataacaaCAGATAAAATAACTGAGTTAGGAGACAAATGGAATGACAATAATGCATTTATACAGCTAGACAAATGGAGGCAAGAAATGGCaattaaaagatataaaaaaaaaacaggcATGGATGAGAAAGCTATAAATAATAGCGAAACAGATAGCGAAAATggaaatttaaaaaatgttgaaGGAGATgtagaaaatgataaagaaaatgatacGAATGCTAGTACCGGTGGTGAATTAATTTTAGCATACGAATCAGCATGGGATAAATTTGGAagtaaattaaaagatatGCCTTTTTTGAATAGCTTTTTTGAAAATCCATTATtaggaaaattatttggTGAAACGGAATTAGCTGCTGCATTAAGAGTAATGAAAATGGAAGATAAGAATTTCAAATTATCAGAActtatgtatttatttgaatttgtTATATCTAAACATATCGTTGAATCTTATTTAATTGGGGATGAAGAAACACTTAGATTGCATTGTGGACAAGCAGcttttaattctttaaatTCAAGTATcaatgaaagaaaaaaaaaaaaattatttttagatacaaatgttttaatatataaagatcATGAGCTTAAAGGGGCACAAAGAATGGAAGAAAGTTCCCCTtggtttatttttacatttcaTACACAACAAATtaattgtttaaaaaataagaatgaTGAAATTGTTGAAGGAAAGATTGATGACATTAGAGAAGTTGTTTATACGATGGCATTATCTAAACATCCAGAACCCGAAACAGAAGGTTTACTCTACCCATACATCGTTAGAGAATTTGCAATTATAGGTAACACTCCTTCATGGTGA
- a CDS encoding ATP synthase F0 subunit b-like protein, putative has translation MINIKNGIKVALGMTKRYYTNNGRGMLKEYVYTKYRISLPHIDNVKYDDLYLSSPNKEDLYVFTKKIPIFLRYLKLITSLENRNNDFVEFARRCENGLTIEKDVYLTKEELIHLMFINGYTQKETNALDLAFNNNYQFHYPEIAVLFDLNEEDVYKFCLKKRSENPETLFHLKYFKEKNMLSSYGLIFVFLYFGLNNVVLSNAWFLSKTIPFFSVFYMLASYFYKDIWNFINKEKNLMIEQNMQNKLLAEDIIYNQLKLFSKDTECSSHLKHFKEYCNMLIKYYRKAFINENKKNIHEHLEKKLNEIYNSEQQYKNSLKNILITEIIKKTYEHVQNDQNFYNAILNDSINNIQNNTNNDTLVNYVKTQINYVKNENNNNPIVKNILNQYELKKKEYLNQFVVHKDELNAIKNIITKCNLDITKLNKDDYDNLIKLYTTINNRFGFYVNDNDIPLINPKDDEAKNLAENINFIIQQSNKLFHEKKLVSFLKSFQ, from the coding sequence atgattaatataaaaaatggaataaagGTCGCTCTAGGAATGACCAAAAGGTATTACACAAATAATGGGAGAGGAATGCTAAAggaatatgtatatacaaaatatcgAATAAGCTTACCACATATAGATAATGTGAAATATGATgacttatatttatcaagcccaaataaagaagacttatatgtatttacaaaaaaaattccaatatttttaagatatctaaaattaataacatCACTAGAAAATCGTAATAACGATTTTGTTGAATTTGCAAGAAGGTGTGAAAATGGATTAACAATAGAAAAGGATGTATATTTAACAAAAGAAGAGTTAATACATTTAATGTTCATAAATGGATATACacaaaaagaaacaaatgCTCTCGACTTagcatttaataataattatcaaTTTCATTATCCTGAAATAGCAgtattatttgatttaaatgaagaagatgtatataaattttgtttaaaaaaaagaagtgAGAATCCTGAAactttatttcatttaaaatattttaaagaaaaaaatatgttatcaTCCTATGgtttaatatttgtatttttatattttggtCTGAACAATGTAGTATTAAGCAATGCTTGGTTCCTTTCAAAAACTATTCCATTCTTTTctgtattttatatgctagcttcctatttttataaagatatatggaattttataaataaagaaaaaaatttaatgatCGAACAGAATATGCAAAATAAGTTACTAGCAGaagatataatttataatcagttaaaattattttcaaaagaCACAGAATGTAGTTCCcatttaaaacattttaaagaaTATTGTAATATgctaattaaatattatagaaaagcttttattaatgaaaataaaaaaaatatacatgaacatttggaaaaaaaattaaatgaaatatataattctgAACagcaatataaaaattcactaaaaaatatactaattacagaaattattaaaaaaacttatGAACATGTTCAGAATGATcagaatttttataatgctatattaaatgatagtataaataatattcaaaataatacaaataatgataCATTAGTAAACTATGTTAAaacacaaataaattatgttaaaaatgaaaataacaataatcctattgttaaaaatatacttaaTCAATATGaactcaaaaaaaaagaatatttaaatcaaTTTGTAGTACATAAAGACGAGCTTAAtgctattaaaaatattattacaaaatgCAATCTTGATATTactaaattaaataaagacGATTATGATAAtcttattaaattatatactacCATAAATAACAGATTTGgtttttatgtaaatgataatgatataCCATTAATAAATCCTAAAGATGATGAAGCAAAAAATTTGgctgaaaatattaattttattatacaacaatcgaataaattattccatgaaaaaaaacttgTCTCATTCTTGAAGTCTTTCCaatga
- a CDS encoding DNA-directed RNA polymerase, putative: MKTNIISRSLINKFTHLHNNNGFIFLLKKKERTANHLIHIKSNSFSNISLTKKKKANVHVLYNNEQSIKCDNKKKESTIDDQLDKHEDILSLRSSEKWNSYENEEELKNDEKADLTKLKAELLSEQNDISKNCLQNEIKTELEILVEKIKNLDEKSKNKIINYINTLDKEHTNGIEKNIILFFENLDDYLSANGLLICDVGGEEIFNYIKNVNIQMGIDKNDTTDHMNINNLFDIKWIKERKRLIYGDNIYPIIQNMQENSQNNSNSCNNIINMRRQILIERSSYKKAIEEAEEFVSNLHDLKKVTEIQGLCKIYLNWVNELEKKIINYKENIKKNHHKKNIFPDVIEEKLLAIITVKWTIQYTFNPLKKKYSNEVTTQSKHFEQEYPYQSLFTHVAIKIGEEINNELNFQLLEKNNLLYNFIKKNKSNVSFSHFQKYKMLNEIKEKLHVENKTQTIQPNIEMCANDTKTVEKKENSKNSQNTSKTSDDSNNPSNKPFELVQWNSMKKASIGGLLLKMLIDNAKIDVDINTAKNEYKNEYKYYLFLHKTAKTMGDDLYSDCKYKKELNYQEYYEHESNSLNFIIRDKWKKGNELANFLDGTSQNENEEKKKKKKKKNTHEQVATPNVSNGEMMEKKNMTCSGEIDSKEISINECNDKQTCETEKKVKQNNFCKNQKEKLKNKEIILYRSRRDKNKIEIPVFVHSYIWKNNNWYGVIHMRESCANFLLSNAINSHVPLNYLPMICKPKKWEDDQGGMLLLKNNFIRYNIKPLFNLNVCNMTRIKNIVSEIGNVGWKVNKEILHYIEYAYMNGKTIGKIPLNKNYNLPYNIDFKNNNNNNEEIKKYYLLKEEIARLNKCLISERPTFLQKLAVAKTFKENEKIYFPHNIDFRGRMYPLSPHLHHMGDDICRSLIVFSDDKEIGPNGLYWLKIHLANNFGKDKLNFKKRIEWVDNNIDNIKKLRDNPFDNLEFWGLADNPWQALSVSIDLINAINCSDPSKYKSNIPIQQDGTCNGLQHYAALGKDKDGGRAVNILPSDEPQDIYTVVLDIVINKIKNDMDNGGSKNESSTFLSKPQLANYCFKYNLLKRKVVKQTIMTICYGVTSIGAKNQVKGKIQSMIAKDTDKNTINELSKYIANYIFESISEIFKRAMIIKKWFNHLSKVTNDLNIPITWISPIGLPCEQPYRLGTRILVNTPLQSVSVTSYKNCLLHKNKQRLGFPPNFVHSLDASHLIMTAEKMLIQNNFSFAAVHDSYWAHACNVDIMNKYIRESFITLYNEPILENIYQNFQIRLGKYAEKIPPPPEQGHLDISLVRDSQYFFS; this comes from the coding sequence atgAAAACAAACATTATTTCCAGAAGTCTAATTAACAAATTCACACATTTGCATAATAACAATgggtttatatttttattaaaaaaaaaagaaagaactGCTAACcatttaatacatattaaGTCGAActctttttcaaatattagtcttacaaaaaaaaaaaaagccaATGTACATGtactatataataatgaacagtctataaaatgtgataacaaaaaaaaggaatccACAATCGATGATCAATTGGATAAGCATGAAGATATACTCTCATTACGTTCATCAGAAAAATGGAATAgttatgaaaatgaagagGAACTAAAAAACGACGAAAAAGCGGAcctaacaaaattaaaagcaGAACTATTAAGCGAACAAAATGATATCTCCAAAAATTGTctacaaaatgaaattaaaacGGAGTTAGAAATTTtagttgaaaaaataaaaaatctagatgaaaaatcgaaaaataaaataataaattatattaacacaTTAGATAAAGAACATACTAATGggattgaaaaaaatattattttattttttgaaaaccTTGATGATTATTTATCAGCAAATGGCTTATTAATATGTGATGTTGGAGGGGAGGAAATATTTaactatataaaaaatgttaatattCAAATGGGGATAGACAAAAATGATACAACAGAccatatgaatataaacaatttatttGACATCAAATGGATTAAAGAAAGAAAGAGACTAATATATGGTGATAACATTTATCCAATCATTCAAAATATGCAAGAAAATTCGCAAAACAATTCGAACAGTtgcaataatataataaatatgagaAGACAAATATTAATAGAAAGGTCATCTTATAAAAAGGCGATTGAAGAAGCTGAAGAATTTGTTTCAAATTTacatgatttaaaaaaagtaacaGAAATCCAAGGTTtatgcaaaatatatttaaattgggTTAatgaattagaaaaaaaaataattaattataaagaaaatataaaaaaaaatcatcataaaaaaaatatattcccAGACGTGATCGAAGAAAAGTTACTAGCTATTATAACAGTCAAATGGACAATTCAATATACATTTAAtccattaaaaaaaaaatattcaaatgaAGTAACAACTCAATCTAAACACTTCGAACAAGAATATCCATATCAATCTTTATTTACACATGTTGCTATTAAAATTGGTGAagaaattaataatgaacTAAATTTCCAATTgcttgaaaaaaataatcttttatataattttattaaaaaaaacaaatcgAATGTCTCTTTTTctcattttcaaaaatataaaatgctaAATGagataaaagaaaaattacatGTCGAAAATAAAACCCAAACCATTCAACCCAACATAGAAATGTGTGCAAACGATACAAAAActgttgaaaaaaaagaaaattccAAAAACAGCCAAAATACCTCCAAAACAAGCGACGATAGTAATAACCCTTCAAATAAACCCTTTGAATTAGTTCAATGGAATTCAATGAAAAAAGCCTCAATCGGGGgtcttttattaaaaatgttaattgATAATGCTAAAATAGACGTCGATATAAATACAGccaaaaatgaatataaaaatgaatataaatattatttatttttacataagaCAGCTAAAACTATGGGCGACGATCTTTACTCAgattgtaaatataaaaaagaattaaattATCAGGAATATTATGAACATGAATCTaattctttaaattttattattcgtgataaatggaaaaaaggaaatgaGCTAGCTAATTTTCTTGACGGTACTAgccaaaatgaaaatgaagaaaaaaaaaaaaaaaaaaaaaaaaaaaacacacaCGAACAAGTAGCTACACCAAATGTCAGTAATGGTGAGatgatggaaaaaaaaaatatgacttGTTCAGGTGAAATTGACTCAAAAGAAATAAGCATAAACGAATGTAATGATAAGCAAACGTGCGAAACAGAGAAAAAAGTGAAACAAAACAACTTTtgtaaaaatcaaaaagaaaaattgaaaaacaaagaaataatattgtataGATCTAGGagagataaaaataaaatagaaattCCTGTATTTGtacattcatatatatggaaaaataataattggtATGGTGTTATACATATGAGAGAAAGCTGtgcaaattttttattgagtAATGCAATAAATTCGCATGTAccattaaattatttgccTATGATATGTAAACCAAAAAAATGGGAAGATGATCAAGGTGgtatgttattattaaaaaataattttattagatataatattaaaccgttatttaatttaaatgtgTGCAATATGACCAggattaaaaatatagtatcCGAAATTGGTAACGTTGGTTGGAaagtaaataaagaaatattacattatattgaatatgcatatatgaaTGGGAAAACAATAGGAAAAATACccttaaataaaaattataatttaccTTATAATATcgattttaaaaacaataataacaataatgaagaaattaaaaaatattatttactaAAAGAAGAAATCGCTAGATTAAATAAATGCCTAATAAGTGAAAGACCaacatttttacaaaaattagCAGTAGCAAAAACATtcaaagaaaatgaaaaaatatattttcctcATAATATCGATTTTCGTGGAAGGATGTATCCATTGTCTCCCCATTTACATCATATGGGTGATGACATTTGTAGAAGCTTAATAGTTTTTTCAGATGATAAAGAGATAGGTCCCAATGGATTATATTGGCTAAAAATCCATTTAGCAAATAACTTTGGTAAGGATAagttaaattttaaaaaaagaattgaATGGGTTGATAACaatattgataatattaaaaaattacgTGATAATCCATTTGATAATTTAGAATTTTGGGGGTTAGCAGATAATCCATGGCAAGCTTTATCTGTTTCTATAGATTTAATAAATGCTATAAATTGTTCTGATccttcaaaatataaaagtaatATACCTATACAACAAGATGGAACATGTAATGGTCTACAACATTATGCTGCATTAGGGAAAGATAAAGATGGTGGTCGTGCTGTGAATATTCTTCCATCGGATGAACCTCAAGATATTTACACAGTAGTATTAGATAtagttataaataaaataaaaaatgacatGGATAATGGTGGAAGTAAAAATGAAAGTAGCACCTTTCTCAGTAAGCCCCAGTTAGCAAATTactgttttaaatataatttattaaaaagaaaagttGTAAAGCAAACAATTATGACAATATGTTATGGAGTTACATCTATTGGTGCAAAAAATCAAGTTAAAGGAAAAATTCAAAGTATGATTGCTAAAGATACGGATAAAAATACGATTAATGAATTATCTAAATATATAgctaattatatatttgaatctataagtgaaatatttaaaagagCAATGATTATAAAGAAATGGTTTAATCATTTATCCAAAGTAACAAACGATTTAAATATACCTATAACATGGATATCTCCAATTGGTTTACCTTGTGAACAACCTTATAGATTAGGAACTAGAATTTTAGTAAATACACCACTACAATCAGTTAGTGTAacatcatataaaaattgtttacttcataaaaataaacaaagaTTAGGTTTCCCTCCAAACTTTGTTCATTCATTAGATGCCTCCCATTTAATTATGACTGCTGAAAAAATgctaatacaaaataattttagtTTTGCTGCTGTCCATGATTCATATTGGGCCCATGCTTGTAATGTTGATATTATGAATAAGTATATTAGAGAATCCTTTATTactttatataatgaacctattttagaaaacatttatcaaaattttcaaatacGATTAGGAAAATATGCAGAAAAAATCCCACCACCTCCTGAGCAGGGCCATCTAGATATATCGCTCGTTCGAGACAGCCAATACTTTTTTAGTTAG
- a CDS encoding small nuclear ribonucleoprotein Sm D1, putative, whose amino-acid sequence MKLVTFLMKLTNENVTIELKNGTLISGVITGVDIKMNTHMKNVKVVIKNKNVGEYNANTKQFLSLDHVTIRGNNIRYYILSDSLPLDTLLVDDTPKNKASKDKSFGSKDKGRGRGRGRKVPRR is encoded by the coding sequence atgaagttAGTAACATTTTTGATGAAACTAACCAATGAAAATGTCACGatcgaattaaaaaatggaacGCTTATAAGTGGGGTTATAACAGGAgttgatataaaaatgaatacacatatgaaaaatgttaaagtagtaattaaaaataaaaatgttggTGAATATAATGCCAATacaaaacaatttttatcgTTAGATCATGTAACTATAAGAGGGAATAATATAaggtattatattttatcagaTAGTTTACCTCTTGATACATTATTAGTAGATGATACTcctaaaaataaagcatcAAAGGATAAATCATTTGGAAGTAAAGATAAAGGAAGAGGAAGAGGTCGTGGAAGAAAGGTCCCaagaagataa
- a CDS encoding ethanolamine kinase, putative has product MEEMKHSSDTEIPEKRSSNCTVKHFTNTPSPNPQIVEKTKSVKAISIEDLKILEGENEDEKIEEYLNKYKSNVFSNKHSLYLYCRYVILYYGNELINKKDIDQLKFEIINGGITNILVKVEHSLEKKTYLIRLYGPKTSEIINRAREKIIAHILNDKNISKKIYVFFPNGRIEEFMEGYALSKEEIKNPIFQKEIAKNLRILHDIELNDDMYETIKRLQTGDSAYYNDLKNNENGSDQINNRPSFLWGTIWKYFNLLYEEKNKPCDFNAKGNILKLIDFESLRKTIEEVEALCKAKRSPVVLCHCDLLSSNFINKTDNTICLIDFEYSCPMERAYDIANHFNEYAGFNCEWNLIPNKDEEYNFIKHYLNTDDNQIINQLIDEVQPFYLSSHIYWALWSLLQGMRSSIDFDFINYGMTKLTASTLSIFRSKIASNQ; this is encoded by the coding sequence ATGGAAGAAATGAAACACAGTAGCGACACTGAAATTCCTGAAAAGCGAAGTAGCAATTGTACAGTGAAACATTTTACTAATACACCTTCCCCAAATCCACAAATTGTTGAAAAAACGAAAAGTGTAAAAGCTATTTCTATTGaggatttaaaaatattggaaGGTGAGAATGAAGATGAAAAGATCgaagaatatttaaataaatataaaagtaatgtattttcaaataagcattccttatatttatattgccgatatgttattttatattatggaAATgagttaataaataaaaaagatatagaTCAGTTAAAGtttgaaataataaatggtggtataacaaatatattagtaAAAGTTGAACATAgcttagaaaaaaaaacatatttaatacGATTATATGGCCCTAAGACTAGTGAAATTATTAATCGTGCtagagaaaaaataatagctcatatattaaatgataagaatatttcaaaaaaaatttatgtcTTTTTTCCAAATGGTCGAATTGAAGAATTTATGGAAGGGTATGCATTATCAAaggaagaaataaaaaatccaatttttcaaaaagaaattgcaaaaaatttaagaaTATTACATGATATTGAACTTAATGATGACATGTATGAAACTATAAAGAGATTGCAAACAGGTGATAGTGCATATTATaacgatttaaaaaataatgagaaTGGATCggatcaaataaataatagacCATCCTTTTTATGGGGAACTAtatggaaatattttaaccTATTAtacgaagaaaaaaataaacctTGTGATTTTAATGCAAAAGGAAATATACTAAAGCTGATTGATTTTGAATCGTTAAGAAAAACAATTGAAGAAGTAGAAGCATTATGTAAAGCGAAAAGATCACCAGTTGTTTTATGTCACTGtgatttattatcatcaaattttattaacaaaacagataatacaatttgtttaattgattttgaatattcatGTCCTATGGAAAGAGCTTATGATATAGCTAACCattttaatgaatatgCAGGTTTTAATTGTGAATGGAATCTAATACCAAACAAAGATgaagaatataattttattaaacattatttaaatacagATGATAATCAAATCATTAATCAACTAATTGATGAAGTACAACCATTTTATCTTAGCTCTCATATCTATTGGGCCTTATGGTCATTGTTACAAGGTATGAGATCATCAATTGattttgattttataaattatggaATGACAAAACTAACTGCTTCTACACTTTCTATATTTAGATCTAAAATTGCATCTAATCAATGA
- a CDS encoding GrpE protein homolog, mitochondrial, putative, with product MKYANMLKTSLICNKVLNMHGGKIPSIAFRKCYTNFLDGNKSFLNVTKRRLFSSQSAQDKAYSENSGDGNTSNEQHKENMEMDSKNSECNDNKKNMNKSENSEQSEEKNTKEINYESYNKIDLINEIKKTKKDMDEKLVDNQVLKEKYLSVLAEKENLRTRYMKEIENSKLYCISNFAKSLLDVADNLSLAIKNISEESLKSNEEINNIYKGIEMTETILHNIFSKYGIDKYNPINEKFNPMLHEAIFEVNDTTKEKGTVATVIQPGYKINDRILRAAKVGVVKN from the exons atgaaatatgCTAATATGCTGAAAACGAGCCTAATTTGTAATAAGGTATTAAACATGCATGGAGGGAAAATACCATCAATAGCATTTCGTAAATGTTACACAAATTTTTTGGATGGAAATAAATCATTTCTCAATGTGACAAAACGCCGTTTATTTAGTAGCCAATCGGCACAAGATAAAGCATACAGCGAAAATAGTGGGGATGGAAATACTAGTAATGAGCAACATAAGGAAAATATGGAAATGGATAGTAAAAATTCAGAGtgtaatgataataaaaaaaatatgaacaagtcAGAAAATTCTGAACAGtcagaagaaaaaaatactaaagaaataaattatgaaagttataacaaaatagaTCTTATTAATgagattaaaaaaacaaaaaaagatatgGATGAAAAATTAGTAGATAATCaagttttaaaagaaaaatatttatctgTATTAgcagaaaaagaaaatttaagaACTAGATATATGAAAGAGATTGAGAACAGtaaattatattgtatAAGTAACTTTGCAAAATCATTACTTGATGTTGCTGATAATTTATCATTAGcaattaaaaacataagTGAAGAATCTTTAAAATCAAATGAAGAAAttaataacatatataaaggaATAGAAATGACAGAAACTATccttcataatatttttagtaaATATGGGATAGACAAATATAACCcgattaatgaaaaatttaatcCTATGCTTCATGAAGCAATTTTTGAAGTTAATGATACgacaaaagaaaaaggaaCAGTAGCAACAGTTATACAACCaggatataaaataaacgaTAGAATATTAAg agCTGCAAAAGTTGGAGTTGTAAAGAACTAA
- a CDS encoding ribosome biogenesis regulatory protein, putative translates to MSLDFCSQHLLAYDNSLIVSENEIKAKAEENFAIVLKKINELKNERNDDGELFYNLTQDNVFNLPRYSKIPQAKKPTRWELFAQTKLKKKRNKHGLIYDENSKGWVRRFQKKQIKINKEKADFVHEYKPSDNIYEDPFERMEEEKDIKKMKQKMREMKNKFEQQGVSSQDIKYIQKQKRKRENLIDDLKMAQISSSTFGRYDKKLKKEKKLKVKNNKIINQKPEKRLLKDEINQNNKLAEIVLKSL, encoded by the exons atgagtTTGGATTTCTGTTCTCAGCATCTTCTTGCTTATGACAATTCCCTGATTGTATCTGAAAATGa GATAAAGGCCAAGGCCGAAGAGAACTTTGCCATcgttttgaaaaaaatcaatGAACTAAAAAACGAGAGAAATGATGATGgtgaattattttataatctAACACAAGATAATGTATTTAATTTGCCACGATATTCGAAAATACCTCAAGCTAAAAAACCAACAAGATGGGAATTATTTGcacaaacaaaattaaaaaagaaacgaAATAAGCATGGGTTAAtttatgatgaaaatagtaAAGGTTGGGTTAGAagatttcaaaaaaaacaaataaaaataaataaagaaaaagcGGATTTTGTTCATGAATATAAACCAAgtgataatatttatgaagATCCATTTGAAAGAATGGAAGAAGAAAaggatattaaaaaaatgaaacaaaaaatgcgagaaatgaaaaataaattcgaACAACAAGGGGTTTCATCAcaagatataaaatatatacagaaacaaaaaaggaaaCGAGAAAACCTGATTGACGATCTTAAAAT GGCGCAAATCTCCTCCTCTACATTCGGACGATATGACaaaaagttgaaaaaagaaaagaaacttaaagtaaaaaacaataaaataataaaccaAAAACCTGAAAAACGTTTACTaaaagatgaaataaatcaaaataacaaattaGCAGAAATAGTTTTAAAGTCTCTTTAG